The proteins below are encoded in one region of Thermosulfurimonas marina:
- a CDS encoding sensor domain-containing diguanylate cyclase: MDLDKVKAFFADRKVHLPSPPALAVRLLEQVRRDDYRQLAETIRLDPALAARVLGLANSPLYRGGGKEITSLEKAIAFLGTEVIKNLALTFKVYEGLKSEKKLTRATEFDMEHFWKRSVANAVGARLLAQEMGLEEDHLFSAGLLMDIGVLALYLLLGEDYLAAFDEKEVSQRSLAEIEREMWGFTHAEAGGYFLKTWSLPDHLVMDITYHHCWTKAPEEYRAHARILSLAGLLGGIYFSRRSAFYYEETLSQFKDLLGFPEENTREIIDRVAEETNQLLAFFELPGERIPPYSHILEEVREELGKLSLNYVLLVKKLQEEKARAEELARKLKAANERLRQLSIRDGLTELYNHRYFQERLREEFERARRYRRALSLVILDIDHFKKVNDTYGHPVGDQVLKELARLIRQSMRTSDIPARYGGEEFTIILPETDLQGASCFGERLRKTVEQHSFEANGLTLQITISLGVSSVFPSATQATPQRLIEVADKALYYSKTHGRNRLTAVSIE; encoded by the coding sequence ATGGACCTTGACAAAGTTAAAGCCTTTTTTGCGGATCGAAAAGTACATCTCCCTTCCCCTCCGGCCCTGGCGGTAAGGCTTTTGGAGCAGGTCCGACGCGACGATTATCGCCAGCTGGCCGAGACCATCCGCCTGGATCCGGCCCTGGCCGCCCGGGTCCTGGGGCTGGCCAACTCTCCCCTCTATCGGGGCGGAGGAAAGGAAATTACCTCCCTGGAGAAGGCTATCGCCTTCCTGGGAACGGAAGTTATCAAAAATTTGGCCCTTACTTTCAAAGTTTACGAGGGATTGAAGAGCGAAAAAAAACTGACCAGAGCCACAGAATTCGATATGGAACACTTCTGGAAACGTTCGGTGGCCAATGCCGTGGGAGCCAGACTCCTGGCCCAGGAAATGGGGCTGGAGGAGGATCACCTCTTTTCCGCCGGTCTTCTCATGGACATCGGAGTCCTGGCCCTCTATCTCCTCTTAGGAGAAGACTATCTCGCGGCCTTCGACGAAAAGGAGGTCTCTCAGAGGTCCTTGGCGGAAATCGAAAGGGAGATGTGGGGTTTTACCCATGCGGAGGCCGGAGGGTACTTCCTCAAGACCTGGTCCCTTCCGGATCACCTGGTGATGGATATTACCTACCATCACTGCTGGACTAAAGCCCCTGAGGAATATCGCGCGCACGCCCGCATTCTCTCTCTGGCCGGCCTCCTGGGAGGGATCTATTTCAGCCGGAGGAGTGCCTTTTACTACGAAGAGACCCTTTCCCAATTTAAGGACCTCTTAGGATTCCCCGAGGAAAATACCCGGGAGATCATTGACCGGGTGGCCGAAGAGACCAACCAACTCCTGGCCTTCTTCGAACTCCCTGGGGAAAGAATCCCTCCCTATTCCCACATCCTGGAAGAGGTACGAGAAGAGCTGGGTAAGCTGAGCCTGAATTATGTTCTTCTGGTAAAAAAACTCCAGGAGGAAAAGGCCCGGGCCGAGGAACTGGCCCGGAAGCTCAAGGCCGCCAATGAAAGACTACGCCAGCTCAGCATCCGCGACGGTCTTACCGAACTTTACAATCACCGCTACTTCCAGGAACGCTTGCGGGAGGAATTTGAGAGGGCCCGGCGCTACCGACGGGCCCTTTCTCTGGTGATCCTGGATATCGATCATTTCAAGAAAGTAAACGATACCTACGGGCACCCGGTGGGCGACCAGGTCCTCAAGGAACTGGCCCGCCTCATAAGGCAAAGCATGCGGACTTCGGATATTCCAGCTCGTTACGGAGGGGAAGAATTTACCATCATCCTCCCGGAGACCGATCTCCAAGGAGCTTCCTGTTTCGGAGAGCGCCTTCGGAAGACCGTAGAACAACATTCCTTCGAAGCCAACGGCCTTACCCTCCAAATCACCATCAGCTTAGGGGTCTCCTCCGTTTTCCCCTCTGCCACCCAAGCTACCCCCCAGCGCCTCATCGAAGTGGCGGACAAGGCCCTTTATTATTCCAAGACCCACGGGCGGAATCGCCTTACGGCCGTCTCTATAGAATAG
- a CDS encoding methyl-accepting chemotaxis protein, giving the protein MKRFGLVARMGLVFGIIVALNLLGLAALFWAKQEYRLVQREANERIEELLRLQDLKYQFTRWKVNILSGMFNLAEFRFSTKDLVQDLQSLKAHTTEEKAFLDKLQRRYRKMNALSDRVLEMLSRADQWEDEDELREALLEIYNEELSPLTKTLYKELDQGAQILRSQIGELQRRAEERLRLVSLLQAVVVGLSVLLLVAFGLYFHRKLRGGFAALSEALTRLAQGDFSHHLEVRDRDEIAQMLAMINQTLEELRPMVQKIREASGDLQEEARQMQAAAEETIQSSEGTKLRAESMERNAQTILSHAQAEAQAVNEISTAIQEISQNTTKATQITNEAVEKARLAQEVIHKVGEVSREIESVIQLITGVAEQTKFLALNATIEAARAGEAGKGFAVVANEVKELARQTAEATEGITGKIRAMQNESRQAVEATDEIVNIIEEINQIASAIAAAVEEQTAVISEIAERLESTRREAENLSGEAQAAYQEALKAVETARKNLEQAQGLSRLAQDLASLAAQFRV; this is encoded by the coding sequence ATGAAGCGTTTCGGTCTGGTAGCGCGCATGGGGCTGGTCTTCGGGATCATCGTGGCCCTCAACCTTCTGGGTCTAGCCGCCCTCTTCTGGGCCAAACAGGAATACCGCCTCGTTCAAAGGGAAGCCAATGAGCGTATAGAAGAGCTCCTACGCCTCCAAGACCTCAAATATCAATTCACGCGCTGGAAGGTGAATATCCTTTCCGGCATGTTCAATCTTGCGGAATTCCGCTTCTCCACCAAGGACCTGGTCCAAGATCTCCAAAGTCTCAAGGCCCACACCACCGAAGAGAAGGCCTTCCTGGATAAATTGCAGAGGCGCTACCGGAAAATGAATGCGCTCTCCGATCGGGTCTTGGAGATGCTTTCCCGGGCCGACCAATGGGAGGACGAAGACGAACTGCGCGAGGCCCTCCTGGAGATCTACAATGAGGAATTAAGCCCCCTTACCAAGACCCTCTACAAGGAGCTAGATCAGGGGGCCCAGATCCTGCGGTCCCAGATCGGAGAACTTCAGCGGAGGGCTGAAGAACGCCTGCGACTAGTCTCCCTCCTTCAGGCGGTGGTGGTGGGGCTTTCGGTACTTCTCCTTGTGGCCTTTGGACTTTACTTTCATCGCAAACTCCGGGGAGGCTTTGCCGCCCTAAGTGAGGCCCTCACCCGCCTGGCCCAGGGAGATTTCTCCCATCATTTGGAAGTGCGAGACCGCGACGAGATTGCCCAGATGCTGGCCATGATCAACCAGACCCTGGAAGAACTGCGCCCCATGGTGCAGAAGATCCGGGAGGCCTCCGGAGACCTGCAGGAGGAGGCCCGGCAGATGCAGGCCGCCGCCGAAGAGACCATCCAGAGCAGCGAAGGGACCAAACTGCGGGCCGAAAGCATGGAGCGCAACGCCCAGACTATCCTTTCCCATGCCCAGGCCGAGGCCCAGGCGGTAAACGAGATCTCCACCGCCATCCAGGAAATTAGTCAGAACACCACCAAGGCCACCCAGATCACCAACGAGGCCGTGGAGAAGGCCCGGCTGGCCCAGGAGGTCATCCACAAGGTGGGAGAGGTCTCCCGGGAAATCGAGTCCGTGATCCAGCTCATCACCGGAGTGGCCGAACAGACCAAGTTTCTGGCCCTGAACGCCACCATCGAGGCCGCCCGGGCCGGGGAGGCCGGAAAGGGCTTTGCCGTGGTAGCCAATGAAGTCAAGGAGCTGGCCCGGCAGACCGCCGAGGCCACGGAGGGGATCACCGGAAAGATCCGGGCCATGCAGAACGAGTCCCGCCAGGCCGTAGAGGCCACGGACGAAATCGTGAACATCATTGAAGAAATCAACCAGATCGCCTCGGCCATCGCGGCCGCAGTAGAAGAACAGACCGCGGTCATTTCCGAGATCGCCGAACGGCTGGAATCCACCAGAAGGGAGGCCGAAAACCTCTCCGGGGAGGCCCAAGCAGCCTACCAGGAAGCCCTCAAGGCCGTAGAGACCGCCCGCAAGAACCTGGAGCAGGCCCAGGGGCTCTCTCGCCTGGCCCAGGATCTGGCCTCTCTGGCGGCCCAATTCCGGGTTTAG
- a CDS encoding heavy-metal-associated domain-containing protein yields the protein MKKRMGVFLLLLSLTASAAWAETVWVIDVEGMTCKLCPIAIRKSLSRIKGVKWVKTSLKNRIAVVVSEDAVPEEALLQAISRAGGYKGRVIGKTRF from the coding sequence ATGAAAAAGAGGATGGGGGTTTTCCTTCTCCTTTTGAGCCTTACGGCTTCTGCGGCCTGGGCGGAGACGGTGTGGGTCATCGATGTGGAGGGTATGACCTGTAAGCTCTGCCCCATCGCCATCCGCAAGTCTCTTTCCCGGATAAAGGGGGTCAAATGGGTGAAGACCTCCCTCAAAAACCGCATCGCGGTGGTGGTAAGCGAAGATGCGGTTCCGGAAGAGGCCCTACTTCAGGCCATTTCTCGGGCCGGAGGCTACAAGGGTCGGGTAATCGGAAAGACCCGGTTTTAA
- a CDS encoding mercuric transporter MerT family protein: MSFKEAAGGLVASVASILAASCCVVPTLFLVFGVSVSGLGFLSSLEPYRPYFLVVGYLAVAFSFYRMYHLRDWFREKILKKRVFRCACEEAGWVSRVGRLLTWVALVLLLVATFYPWALAHIYG; this comes from the coding sequence ATGTCTTTTAAAGAAGCTGCCGGAGGGCTGGTGGCCAGTGTGGCCTCCATCTTGGCCGCCTCTTGCTGCGTAGTCCCCACGCTTTTTTTAGTCTTCGGGGTCTCGGTAAGCGGACTGGGTTTCTTGAGCAGCCTCGAACCCTATCGCCCTTATTTTTTGGTGGTGGGCTATCTGGCCGTAGCCTTTTCCTTCTATCGGATGTACCACCTCCGGGACTGGTTCCGGGAAAAGATCCTCAAAAAGAGGGTCTTCCGCTGTGCCTGTGAGGAGGCCGGATGGGTCTCTCGGGTCGGGCGTCTCCTCACCTGGGTGGCCCTGGTCCTTCTCTTGGTGGCCACCTTTTACCCCTGGGCTTTGGCCCATATTTACGGTTAA
- a CDS encoding EAL domain-containing protein, translating into MVSPLLLPTEEEKGLLEELAALAQERGLYEEFYRHVALLKDSPALEEIFSDPQRFAALKEKISSFLVDFLAAPSSAEILARTEAVARRHLEVGVSPARFQEGLFLLWHILYRELGAREKVPKRRGTLRILLTRLIFWLSLRVTGVYFVLREENLAEALKELETLNRIYALLREINLLIFEEREDVHRLLERACEIMVRVGGFALAWVALNRPPSPEVEIAAAAGETAYLEDFEVSADPERPSGQGPCGLSLREGRPVVVGDTRQDPRFRPWAEKSERLGFRSLVALPLSLEGELRGSLLLYARTPHHFTAREIRLLEEIARDLSLGYLHILKTRALEEALFRDVLTGLPNQRYLLAALEHELEIAGHKALPLILVRLDLDRFSALNLELGRVRADALLREIGARLLWLVSNSGTLARVGPDEFAFSYLLDDLSPGALVARVQKALSEPFRIDHEEIRLTASLGAALFPEDGREPEALLDAASLALKEARKKGPGGMAFYSPKVSEKALTHFVLLRDLERALERQEFVLYFQPRIALSSRKVTSLEALIRWQAPEKGLVPPGEFIPPLEDSGLIVEVGRWVIREAARALKELREEFPELRLSFNVSVKQFLDQEVLLSALREALSETGLPGQALEMEITESLLFKVGASGEGLLEEVAGMGLEIALDDFGTGYSSFAYLKKIPARTLKIDYSFVKGLPESREDAEVVMAIVSMARNLGKRLVAEGVERKEQLAFLAGLGVEEIQGFLFARPLPLEEVRLFLRTFDPSKAFW; encoded by the coding sequence TTGGTTTCCCCGCTACTTCTTCCTACGGAAGAGGAGAAGGGGCTCCTGGAGGAGCTTGCGGCCCTGGCTCAGGAAAGAGGGCTCTACGAGGAATTTTATCGCCATGTAGCCCTTCTCAAGGACTCCCCGGCCCTGGAAGAGATCTTCTCCGACCCCCAAAGATTTGCCGCCCTTAAAGAAAAGATCTCCTCCTTCCTGGTGGATTTTCTGGCGGCTCCTTCTTCGGCCGAGATCCTTGCCCGCACCGAAGCGGTGGCCCGACGACATCTGGAGGTGGGGGTCAGCCCGGCCCGGTTTCAGGAGGGGCTCTTCCTCCTGTGGCACATCCTCTATCGGGAGCTCGGGGCCCGGGAGAAGGTTCCCAAAAGGCGCGGGACCCTGCGCATCCTCCTTACCCGGCTCATCTTCTGGCTTTCTCTCCGGGTCACCGGGGTCTATTTTGTCCTGCGGGAGGAAAATCTTGCGGAGGCCTTAAAAGAACTCGAGACCCTGAACCGCATTTACGCCCTCCTGCGGGAGATCAATCTTCTCATCTTTGAGGAACGGGAGGATGTGCACCGGCTCTTGGAACGGGCCTGTGAGATTATGGTCCGGGTAGGGGGCTTTGCCCTGGCCTGGGTGGCCCTGAACCGGCCCCCTTCCCCGGAGGTAGAGATTGCGGCTGCCGCCGGAGAGACGGCCTATCTTGAAGACTTTGAAGTCTCTGCGGATCCGGAAAGACCCTCCGGCCAGGGCCCCTGCGGCCTTTCTTTGCGGGAGGGCCGTCCGGTGGTCGTGGGAGATACCCGTCAGGACCCCCGCTTTCGTCCCTGGGCGGAAAAGTCCGAAAGGTTAGGCTTCCGCTCTCTGGTGGCCCTGCCCCTGTCTCTGGAAGGCGAGCTCCGGGGAAGCCTCCTCCTTTACGCCCGCACGCCCCACCACTTCACCGCCAGGGAAATCCGTCTCCTGGAAGAGATTGCCCGGGACCTTTCCCTGGGCTACCTCCATATCTTAAAGACCCGCGCCTTGGAGGAGGCCCTCTTTCGAGACGTCCTTACCGGGCTCCCCAACCAGCGCTATCTCCTGGCGGCCCTAGAGCACGAACTAGAGATCGCCGGGCACAAAGCTCTTCCCCTGATTTTGGTAAGGCTCGATCTTGATCGTTTCTCCGCCCTGAACCTGGAACTCGGCCGTGTCCGGGCAGATGCCCTCTTACGGGAGATCGGGGCTCGCCTCCTCTGGCTGGTGAGCAACTCTGGGACCCTGGCCCGGGTGGGTCCCGATGAGTTTGCCTTCTCCTATCTCCTGGATGACCTCTCTCCCGGGGCCTTGGTGGCCCGGGTCCAGAAGGCCCTGAGCGAGCCCTTCCGCATTGACCACGAGGAAATCCGCCTTACGGCCTCTCTGGGGGCGGCCCTGTTTCCCGAAGACGGCCGGGAGCCGGAGGCCCTCCTGGATGCCGCTTCTCTGGCCTTGAAAGAAGCCCGAAAGAAGGGCCCGGGTGGGATGGCCTTTTACTCCCCCAAGGTCTCGGAAAAGGCCCTCACGCACTTTGTCCTCCTGCGGGACCTGGAAAGGGCCCTTGAAAGGCAGGAATTTGTACTCTACTTCCAGCCCCGCATCGCCCTTTCTTCCCGCAAGGTCACCTCCCTAGAGGCCCTGATCCGCTGGCAAGCGCCAGAAAAGGGGCTGGTGCCTCCCGGAGAGTTTATCCCCCCCCTGGAGGACTCCGGCCTCATTGTAGAGGTGGGCCGCTGGGTGATCCGGGAGGCCGCCCGGGCCCTGAAGGAGCTCCGCGAGGAATTCCCGGAGCTTCGTCTTTCCTTCAATGTCTCCGTAAAACAATTTCTGGACCAGGAGGTCCTCCTTTCCGCTCTGCGAGAGGCCCTTTCGGAGACCGGTCTGCCCGGCCAAGCCCTGGAGATGGAGATCACCGAAAGCCTCCTCTTCAAGGTAGGGGCTTCCGGGGAAGGCCTCCTAGAAGAGGTGGCCGGGATGGGTCTGGAGATCGCCCTTGATGATTTCGGTACCGGCTACTCCTCTTTTGCTTACCTCAAAAAGATTCCCGCCCGGACCCTTAAGATCGACTACTCCTTTGTCAAAGGGCTTCCGGAAAGTCGAGAGGACGCCGAGGTAGTCATGGCCATCGTCTCTATGGCCCGCAATCTGGGAAAACGCCTGGTGGCCGAAGGAGTGGAACGCAAAGAACAACTGGCCTTTCTGGCCGGCCTAGGGGTGGAAGAGATCCAGGGTTTTCTCTTTGCCCGTCCCCTGCCCCTGGAGGAGGTACGCCTTTTCCTTCGCACTTTCGACCCTTCTAAAGCCTTTTGGTAA
- a CDS encoding tetratricopeptide repeat protein, with protein MSPEELFEEGAFLLFKQQFEEAIVYLTKALEADPRLAKAYQARAAAYLKLERLEEAEADLNRALELEPENPRLYFRLGQVFYRRSQLTQQEEEKKALLEKALETFNRAIDLEPLYAAAFMARSQVYRDLGEEELADFDLDKAAAIQRETAKAKKIVDF; from the coding sequence ATGAGTCCGGAAGAGCTCTTCGAAGAAGGAGCCTTCCTCCTTTTCAAACAACAATTTGAGGAAGCCATTGTCTATCTTACCAAGGCCCTGGAGGCCGATCCCCGGCTAGCCAAGGCCTACCAGGCCCGGGCTGCGGCCTATCTCAAGCTGGAGCGCCTGGAGGAGGCCGAGGCCGACCTTAACCGGGCCCTGGAGCTGGAGCCCGAAAACCCCCGCCTCTATTTTCGGCTGGGGCAGGTCTTCTACCGCCGGAGTCAATTGACCCAGCAAGAGGAAGAAAAAAAGGCCTTACTCGAGAAGGCCCTGGAGACCTTCAACCGGGCTATTGATCTTGAACCCCTTTATGCGGCGGCCTTTATGGCCCGCAGTCAGGTCTATCGCGACCTGGGGGAGGAAGAGCTGGCCGACTTTGATCTGGACAAGGCGGCAGCCATCCAGCGCGAGACGGCCAAGGCCAAAAAGATCGTCGATTTTTAG
- a CDS encoding branched-chain amino acid aminotransferase, whose product MEIELHLVPEEKRRPVPELKNLVFGRLFTEHMFVMEYDCRRGWHSPRIVPYGPVTLDPAAIVLHYAQTIFEGLKAYWGVDGKIRLFRPWENLKRLNRGADRMCMPRVDEELVLEAIKKLVLIDQAWIPREKGAALYIRPFMFGDEPTLGVKPSHTYTFMIILSPVSAYYQEGFNPVKIYVTDEFVRAAPGGTGEVKAGGNYAASLKAAEVAKAKGYTQVLWLDAVERRYVEEVGTMNIFFYFEDELTTPALSGSILPGITRDSVLKLAHSWGLPVSERRISIEEVIEGAESGRLKECFGTGTAAVISPVGALAYRGREYVINDGKTGPLARRLFEELTGIQYGERPDPFGWTLILT is encoded by the coding sequence ATGGAGATCGAACTTCACCTGGTCCCGGAGGAAAAGAGGCGTCCGGTCCCGGAGCTCAAAAATCTGGTCTTCGGAAGGCTTTTCACCGAGCACATGTTCGTCATGGAATATGATTGCCGGAGAGGCTGGCATTCTCCACGCATCGTGCCTTACGGACCCGTGACCCTCGATCCGGCGGCCATTGTGCTCCACTATGCCCAGACCATCTTTGAAGGCCTCAAGGCCTACTGGGGGGTGGACGGAAAGATCCGTCTTTTTCGTCCCTGGGAGAACCTGAAGCGCTTAAACCGCGGAGCAGACCGCATGTGTATGCCCCGCGTGGACGAGGAGTTGGTCCTGGAGGCCATTAAGAAACTGGTCCTTATCGACCAGGCCTGGATTCCGCGGGAAAAGGGGGCGGCCCTTTACATTCGTCCCTTCATGTTTGGAGACGAGCCCACCTTGGGGGTCAAGCCCAGCCATACCTATACCTTTATGATCATCCTCTCTCCGGTGAGTGCCTACTATCAGGAGGGGTTTAACCCGGTAAAGATTTATGTCACCGACGAATTTGTGCGGGCCGCTCCCGGGGGCACGGGGGAGGTCAAGGCCGGAGGCAACTACGCCGCCAGTCTCAAGGCCGCAGAGGTGGCCAAGGCCAAAGGTTATACCCAGGTCCTCTGGTTGGACGCGGTGGAACGGCGCTATGTGGAAGAGGTGGGGACCATGAACATCTTCTTTTATTTCGAGGATGAACTGACCACCCCGGCCCTTTCCGGAAGCATTCTTCCGGGGATCACCCGGGACTCGGTCCTGAAACTGGCCCACTCCTGGGGGCTTCCGGTCTCCGAAAGGAGGATCTCCATCGAAGAGGTGATCGAGGGGGCGGAAAGCGGGCGCCTCAAGGAGTGTTTTGGCACCGGCACCGCCGCGGTCATCTCCCCGGTGGGGGCCCTGGCTTACCGGGGACGGGAATACGTCATCAATGACGGAAAGACCGGCCCTCTGGCCCGCCGTCTCTTTGAGGAACTCACCGGCATCCAGTACGGGGAAAGGCCCGACCCCTTCGGCTGGACCTTGATCCTGACCTAA
- the ftsY gene encoding signal recognition particle-docking protein FtsY, whose translation MLKWFRRKKEEKAPAAAQELPSEPSPEAPPTEEPEESGLWQKFRAGLSKTRERLADTLGELFEIDRLVDQAFLEELEEILITADIGIETVNRLLEPARRKLALGEPLRTGELKRSLREEILRMVSLPAPPFPPEASPAVIFFIGVNGVGKTTTLAKVAWHLRGRGFSVLAVAADTFRAAAIEQLETWGKRVGFPVVKQAPGADPGAVVYQGLEAAKARGVEVVLVDTAGRLHTKYNLMEELKKMVRVAGKVIPEAPHENILVLDATTGQNAVSQARLFSEAVNLHSLILTKMDGTAKGGIAVTVAHLFKLPIRFVGLGEKMEDLAPFEPQAFVDALLP comes from the coding sequence ATGCTCAAGTGGTTCCGCCGAAAAAAGGAAGAAAAGGCCCCGGCAGCAGCCCAAGAACTCCCCTCGGAGCCTTCCCCGGAAGCCCCTCCTACCGAAGAGCCCGAAGAGAGCGGGCTCTGGCAAAAATTCCGGGCCGGTCTTTCCAAGACCCGAGAGCGGCTGGCCGACACCCTGGGAGAGCTTTTTGAGATTGACCGGCTGGTGGACCAGGCCTTTCTGGAGGAGCTGGAAGAAATTCTCATCACCGCGGATATTGGGATTGAGACCGTAAATCGGTTGCTTGAACCCGCTCGTCGCAAGCTGGCCCTGGGAGAACCCTTGCGTACCGGGGAACTCAAACGCAGCCTGCGGGAAGAGATCCTGCGCATGGTAAGCCTTCCGGCCCCGCCCTTTCCTCCGGAGGCCAGCCCGGCGGTGATCTTTTTCATCGGAGTCAACGGGGTGGGCAAAACCACCACCCTGGCCAAGGTGGCCTGGCATCTCAGGGGCCGGGGTTTTTCCGTCCTGGCCGTAGCGGCAGACACCTTCCGCGCCGCAGCCATCGAACAACTGGAGACCTGGGGAAAGCGGGTGGGCTTTCCCGTGGTCAAACAGGCCCCGGGGGCGGACCCGGGAGCCGTCGTTTACCAAGGGCTGGAGGCCGCTAAGGCCCGGGGGGTGGAGGTCGTCCTGGTGGATACCGCCGGACGCCTCCACACCAAGTACAACCTCATGGAAGAACTCAAGAAAATGGTCCGGGTGGCCGGAAAGGTCATCCCCGAGGCCCCGCACGAAAATATCCTGGTGCTTGACGCCACCACCGGACAGAACGCCGTAAGCCAGGCCCGGCTTTTCAGCGAGGCCGTAAACCTCCACAGCCTGATCCTTACCAAAATGGACGGGACGGCCAAAGGGGGCATCGCCGTGACCGTGGCCCATCTTTTCAAGCTTCCCATCCGCTTTGTGGGTTTGGGAGAAAAGATGGAAGATCTGGCCCCCTTTGAGCCGCAAGCCTTTGTGGACGCCCTCCTGCCATGA
- a CDS encoding adenylate kinase family protein: MKALHLLGPTGAGKSPLGQALEKEGLYGHRALHFDFGAELRRVAAGEGPPEIGPEEVEFVRRVLAEGLLLEDEHFPLAEKILRAFLWRKQAREKDLLILNGLPRHLGQARDVLRLLDLRVAVELRVDEKTLWFRLRKDPAGDRKGRPDDTPELVARKLSWYRERTRPLLEFYLQQGIPVFHLPVGPEDTGLKLLQKLRALLAENLF, encoded by the coding sequence ATGAAGGCCCTGCACCTTTTGGGCCCCACGGGAGCGGGAAAGAGCCCCTTGGGCCAGGCCCTGGAAAAGGAAGGGCTCTACGGGCACCGGGCCCTGCATTTCGACTTCGGGGCCGAACTGCGCCGGGTGGCCGCCGGGGAGGGCCCCCCGGAGATCGGCCCGGAGGAGGTGGAGTTCGTGCGCCGGGTGCTCGCCGAAGGCCTCCTCCTGGAGGATGAGCATTTTCCTCTGGCCGAAAAAATCCTGCGGGCCTTTCTCTGGAGAAAACAGGCCCGAGAGAAAGATCTCCTCATCTTGAACGGTCTTCCCCGGCATCTGGGCCAGGCCCGGGACGTTTTGCGTCTGCTGGATCTGCGGGTGGCGGTGGAACTTCGGGTGGACGAAAAAACCCTTTGGTTCCGCCTCCGGAAAGACCCTGCAGGCGACCGCAAAGGGCGCCCGGACGATACTCCGGAACTCGTAGCCCGCAAGCTTTCCTGGTATCGCGAAAGGACCCGGCCCCTCCTCGAATTTTACCTCCAGCAAGGGATCCCCGTCTTCCATCTCCCCGTAGGCCCCGAAGACACCGGCCTCAAGCTCCTTCAAAAACTGCGGGCCCTCCTTGCCGAGAACCTTTTTTAA